One window from the genome of Cucurbita pepo subsp. pepo cultivar mu-cu-16 unplaced genomic scaffold, ASM280686v2 Cp4.1_scaffold000358, whole genome shotgun sequence encodes:
- the LOC111785071 gene encoding protein BEARSKIN2-like, with protein sequence MGSSGGSGGGGGGVPPGFRFHPTDEELLHYYLKKKVSFQKFDMEVIREIDLNKIEPWDLQEKCRIGSTPQNEWYFFSHKDRKYPTGSRTNRATNAGFWKATGRDKCIRNSYKKIGMRKTLVFYRGRAPHGQKTDWIMHEYRLEDTDDPHFNNSEDGWVVCRVFKKKNLFKVTNEDGGGGSSANSDPQLNNAQSSASITTPRTFMHRESQYQLRQPHQNYASLPTFELNKSDLALHYMPSTAPPSHFPHHLFHPNISTMNSNHKSLGDASEAYDYPALSSLPPDTPLMVKQLMSNPETSQPADSMTEPWAMLDRLVTSHLGNEDSSKDVRYEDEHGLSSISQINQLSMRGEMDFWRYAK encoded by the exons ATGGGCTCCTCGGGCGGCagcggtggcggtggtggcGGCGTTCCGCCGGGTTTTAGGTTTCATCCTACCGATGAAGAGCTCCTTCATTActacttgaagaagaaggtgTCGTTTCAAAAGTTCGACATGGAAGTCATTCGAGAGATCGACTTGAACAAGATCGAACCGTGGGACTTACAAG AGAAATGCAGGATAGGATCGACGCCACAAAACGAGTGGTACTTTTTTAGCCACAAGGATAGGAAGTACCCAACAGGATCAAGAACCAATAGAGCCACCAATGCCGGTTTCTGGAAGGCCACAGGCCGAGACAAGTGCATTCGAAACTCTTACAAGAAGATCGGGATGCGCAAAACCCTCGTGTTCTACCGTGGTCGAGCTCCTCACGGCCAGAAGACTGATTGGATCATGCACGAATATCGTCTCGAAGACACCGATGATCCTCACTTCAATAACTCT GAGGACGGGTGGGTGGTTTGCCGGGttttcaagaagaagaatctaTTCAAAGTGACAAACGAAGACGGAGGAGGAGGGTCTAGCGCTAACTCCGACCCGCAACTAAACAATGCCCAATCATCCGCCTCAATCACCACACCACGCACCTTCATGCATAGAGAATCCCAATACCAACTCCGCCAACCACACCAAAATTACGCGTCCCTGCCCACATTCGAGCTCAACAAATCGGACCTAGCCCTTCACTACATGCCATCCACAGCCCCACCTTCCCATTTCCCCCATCACCTCTTTCACCCCAACATTTCTACCATGAACAGCAACCATAAGTCCCTCGGCGACGCCTCCGAGGCCTACGACTACCCGGCCCTATCATCGCTGCCACCGGACACTCCGCTCATGGTGAAGCAGCTGATGTCTAATCCCGAAACTAGCCAACCGGCCGATAGTATGACCGAGCCTTGGGCCATGTTGGATCGGCTCGTTACGTCTCATCTTGGGAATGAGGATTCGTCTAAGGATGTGAGGTATGAGGACGAACACGGGTTGTCGTCGATTAGCCAAATCAATCAGCTTTCGATGAGGGGAGAGATGGACTTTTGGAGGTACGCTAAATAA